One Romboutsia sp. 13368 genomic window carries:
- a CDS encoding oligosaccharide flippase family protein, producing the protein MRRKKLIINAFILTFSTMMIGFISTSFRVYLSNKIGPEGMGLYQLIMSIHVMATTLSVSGIRVTTTRLIAEELGKSNIKNIKSILMKSMIYSFLFSTTTFFIIYNFADVIALKWIGDDRAIIPIKILSCSLPFVGISACFHGYFYGMRKIIKSISSDIVEVGSMMIIIIAFMGICLPKGLNFTCALIAIGTTIGNIASAIYFCILFLFEKKTGYKSGYSRNNKYSFFKIFSISFPIACSSYIQTGLRTVEDLLIPDALRRYGSSTASSLSIFGMIKGMALPILNFPSIFLASFSTLIIPEIAEANALNQHKRVIYIISKVFKFTLLIAVFASGLFIIFSEELGLAIYNNTQVGLMMKILAPLIPFMYLDRIVDGSLNALDCQLSTLKFNLIDMSVRIFLILYLIPKKGIEGFIIVLFAGTLLNASLSINKLLKVTKIQFKLFDWIIKPMLCIAIAGCFVKYSLAYINLNLHISIQIILSIALYLILLIISGCITKKDILWFIEDFKAEPICLEWHDLSIYKRF; encoded by the coding sequence ATGAGGAGAAAGAAATTAATAATAAACGCATTTATTTTGACATTTTCAACAATGATGATAGGCTTTATAAGCACATCTTTTAGAGTATATTTATCGAATAAAATAGGGCCTGAAGGTATGGGACTTTATCAACTTATAATGAGTATACACGTTATGGCAACAACATTATCCGTATCAGGTATTAGAGTTACAACTACTAGACTTATAGCTGAAGAATTAGGTAAATCAAATATAAAAAATATTAAATCTATTTTAATGAAGTCAATGATTTATAGCTTTTTGTTTAGTACTACAACCTTTTTTATAATATATAATTTTGCAGATGTAATAGCTCTAAAGTGGATTGGTGATGATCGAGCTATAATTCCTATTAAAATATTATCTTGTAGCTTACCCTTTGTAGGTATTAGCGCATGTTTTCATGGTTATTTTTATGGAATGAGGAAGATAATAAAAAGTATTTCATCAGATATAGTGGAAGTTGGAAGTATGATGATAATTATTATTGCATTTATGGGAATATGTCTACCTAAGGGTCTAAATTTCACTTGTGCTCTAATAGCTATCGGTACAACTATCGGAAATATAGCATCTGCTATTTATTTTTGTATATTATTCTTATTTGAAAAGAAAACAGGATATAAAAGTGGATATAGTAGAAATAATAAATATAGTTTTTTTAAAATTTTCTCAATATCTTTTCCCATAGCATGTAGCTCTTATATTCAAACTGGACTTAGAACAGTCGAAGACTTATTAATACCAGATGCTCTCAGAAGATATGGTTCTTCTACCGCATCATCTTTATCTATTTTTGGTATGATAAAAGGTATGGCTTTACCAATTTTAAATTTTCCATCTATATTTTTAGCTTCATTCTCAACACTTATAATACCAGAAATTGCTGAGGCAAATGCACTTAATCAACATAAAAGAGTTATATATATAATATCTAAAGTTTTTAAATTTACATTGCTAATAGCTGTGTTTGCATCTGGATTATTTATAATATTTTCTGAAGAATTAGGATTAGCAATATATAATAATACTCAAGTTGGTTTAATGATGAAAATATTAGCACCTCTTATTCCTTTTATGTATTTAGATAGAATTGTTGATGGTAGCTTAAATGCTCTAGATTGTCAACTAAGTACATTAAAATTTAACTTAATTGACATGAGTGTAAGGATATTTTTAATATTATATTTAATACCTAAAAAAGGTATCGAAGGCTTTATAATAGTTTTATTTGCTGGTACTCTTTTAAATGCTTCTTTAAGTATAAATAAGCTATTAAAAGTTACAAAAATACAATTTAAACTATTCGATTGGATTATAAAGCCTATGCTTTGTATAGCAATTGCTGGTTGCTTTGTAAAATATAGCTTAGCCTATATTAATTTAAATTTACATATTTCTATTCAAATAATACTATCTATAGCATTATATTTAATATTACTAATAATATCTGGATGCATAACAAAAAAAGATATATTATGGTTTATTGAAGATTTTAAAGCGGAACCTATATGTTTAGAGTGGCATGATTTAAGTATATATAAAAGATTTTAG
- the uvsE gene encoding UV DNA damage repair endonuclease UvsE has protein sequence MKIRLGYVAIALNLEKVTSSSTLTYSRYLKLNQNEKLKKLKEVTYSNIEALEKILRYNIDNNIHFYRMTSNLIPLATHPDVMWDYLKYFRKDLEYIGKLIKDNNLRVDAHPDQFNVINSDKEIVVENTIKTLSMQVDLFEAMNYEEGKMVIHIGGAKGGKDIAAQRFINNLEKFPKRITERLILENDDKTFNAEEVLDICNKTNLPMVFDIHHHNCNECNEDLKFLLPEIFKTWDNDILVPKMHFSSPREFENDRKHADYIDAKSFLDFIYTAKDVVNKDFDIMIEAKKKDMTLNKLVNDIKEMDKNIDFIDQSTLEIK, from the coding sequence ATGAAAATTAGGTTAGGATATGTAGCAATAGCTTTAAATTTAGAAAAAGTTACATCATCATCTACATTGACATATTCAAGATATTTAAAGTTAAATCAAAACGAAAAATTAAAAAAATTAAAAGAAGTAACGTATTCAAATATAGAAGCTCTTGAGAAAATACTTAGATATAATATAGATAATAATATACATTTTTATAGGATGACATCAAATTTAATACCTCTGGCTACACACCCTGATGTTATGTGGGATTATTTAAAATACTTTAGAAAAGATTTAGAGTACATTGGTAAACTTATAAAAGATAATAATTTGAGAGTTGATGCACATCCAGACCAGTTTAATGTTATAAATAGTGATAAGGAAATTGTAGTTGAAAATACTATAAAAACCTTAAGTATGCAAGTTGATTTATTTGAAGCAATGAATTATGAAGAAGGAAAAATGGTAATACATATTGGTGGTGCAAAAGGAGGAAAAGATATTGCAGCACAGAGATTTATAAATAACTTAGAGAAATTCCCTAAGAGAATAACTGAAAGATTGATACTTGAAAATGATGATAAAACTTTTAATGCAGAGGAAGTTTTAGATATTTGTAATAAAACTAATTTGCCTATGGTATTTGATATACATCACCACAATTGTAATGAATGTAATGAAGATTTAAAATTTTTATTACCAGAAATATTTAAAACTTGGGATAATGATATACTAGTTCCTAAAATGCATTTTTCAAGTCCAAGAGAATTTGAAAATGATAGAAAGCATGCAGATTATATAGATGCTAAAAGTTTTTTAGACTTTATTTATACTGCTAAAGACGTAGTAAATAAGGATTTTGATATTATGATAGAAGCAAAGAAAAAAGATATGACACTAAATAAACTAGTTAATGATATAAAAGAAATGGATAAAAATATAGATTTTATAGACCAAAGTACTTTAGAAATAAAATAA
- a CDS encoding ABC transporter substrate-binding protein: IMGLKKILSLITVTALIGTSVVGCTSSDGGSEGDKVVVDIFQFKVEAKDALEKAAEVYEKENPNVDIRVETVGGGNDYGASLRSKFQSGEEPTIFNVGGPQDVEDWDGKLEDLSNESWVSQAFDGTLGAVTTDDGIFGMPFSQEGYGFIYNKEIFEKAGIDPTTIISYEALENAVKTLDSKKDELGIESVFAVPGKEKWVTGLHLLNVALSNEFESGTEAYEASELEFKYNKELKELLDLQVKYAFKPDGKDSSINSVDYAMQVEQKYSTGKVAMVQMGNWAYGGIAGVNQEIADNSGILPLPLKGVKEDSIPVGVPMYWSINKDESDEEKQAAKDFLNWLYTSDEGKKMIIEDFNFIPAFKGYESEELQPKDSLSREVLNYSNNGKTMPWVFMGYPSGWGENVVGADIQKYLDGSMSWDDLVKNAKTTWAEERK, translated from the coding sequence TATTATGGGATTAAAAAAGATTTTAAGTTTAATTACAGTAACTGCACTTATAGGGACTAGTGTAGTAGGATGTACTTCAAGTGATGGAGGTTCTGAAGGGGATAAGGTTGTAGTAGATATATTCCAATTCAAGGTGGAAGCTAAAGATGCGCTTGAAAAAGCTGCAGAAGTTTATGAAAAAGAAAATCCAAATGTAGACATTAGAGTAGAAACTGTAGGTGGGGGAAATGATTATGGAGCATCTTTAAGATCAAAATTCCAATCTGGTGAAGAACCAACTATATTTAATGTAGGTGGACCACAAGATGTTGAAGATTGGGATGGGAAATTAGAAGATTTATCAAATGAATCTTGGGTTAGTCAGGCATTTGATGGTACATTAGGTGCAGTAACAACAGATGATGGAATATTTGGAATGCCTTTCAGCCAAGAAGGATATGGTTTTATATATAATAAAGAAATATTTGAAAAAGCAGGTATTGATCCAACTACTATAATTTCTTATGAAGCATTAGAAAATGCRGTTAAGACATTAGATTCTAAGAAAGATGAATTAGGAATTGAATCAGTATTTGCAGTTCCAGGAAAAGAAAAATGGGTAACAGGACTTCATTTACTAAATGTTGCATTATCAAATGAATTTGAAAGTGGAACTGAAGCTTATGAAGCTAGTGAATTAGAGTTTAAATATAATAAAGAGTTAAAAGAATTATTAGATTTACAAGTTAAATATGCATTTAAGCCAGATGGAAAAGATTCTTCTATAAATAGTGTTGACTATGCTATGCAAGTTGAACAAAAATACTCAACTGGTAAGGTAGCAATGGTTCAAATGGGTAACTGGGCATATGGAGGAATAGCAGGAGTTAATCAAGAGATTGCAGATAATTCAGGAATATTACCATTACCACTTAAAGGTGTTAAAGAAGACTCTATACCTGTTGGTGTTCCAATGTATTGGTCTATAAATAAAGATGAATCAGATGAAGAAAAGCAAGCAGCTAAAGATTTCTTAAATTGGTTATATACATCTGATGAAGGTAAGAAAATGATAATAGAAGATTTTAACTTTATACCAGCATTTAAGGGATATGAAAGCGAAGAATTACAACCAAAAGATTCATTATCAAGAGAGGTACTTAACTATTCTAATAATGGAAAAACTATGCCATGGGTATTCATGGGATATCCAAGTGGATGGGGAGAAAATGTAGTTGGAGCAGATATACAAAAATACTTAGATGGTAGCATGAGTTGGGATGATTTAGTTAAAAATGCTAAAACTACTTGGGCAGAAGAGAGAAAATAG
- a CDS encoding carbohydrate ABC transporter permease — QNVPPELNEAAKIDGANWWQRLRNITIPMVRPAFTISLFLTLSNSFKLFDQNLALTNGGPGNATQMLALNIYQTAFSLNKINLAQAKAVIFFLIVAVIGLAQVYMTKKDEVEA; from the coding sequence TTCAAAATGTTCCACCTGAATTAAATGAAGCTGCAAAAATAGATGGAGCTAATTGGTGGCAAAGATTAAGAAATATAACTATACCAATGGTAAGACCAGCATTTACAATAAGCTTATTTTTAACACTTTCAAACTCATTTAAATTATTTGATCAAAACCTAGCTCTTACAAATGGTGGGCCGGGTAATGCAACTCAAATGCTAGCGCTAAATATATATCAAACAGCATTTTCATTAAATAAAATTAACTTAGCACAAGCAAAAGCAGTAATATTCTTCTTAATAGTTGCAGTTATAGGTTTAGCTCAAGTWTATATGACTAAGAAAGATGAGGTGGAAGCATAA
- a CDS encoding carbohydrate ABC transporter permease — protein FKTKGELFESTLALPKDMNFDNYINAWEKLDFIKVLSNSLFITIISVLFIIIFASMAAWMMERTNSKVCKVILVILVASMLVTFQSIMLPLINIMGKLKLLNMPGIIFMYVGFGSASAIFLYHGFVKSIPKELDEAALIDGCNKWQTFRYIIFPLLKPISITVAILNTVWIWNDFLLPSLAINNPETRTIPLSMFFFFGQYTKQWDLALAGLVLTIIPVLIFYFFAQKHIIKSVTSGSIK, from the coding sequence ATTCAAAACTAAAGGTGAGTTATTTGAGAGTACATTAGCACTTCCTAAAGATATGAATTTTGACAATTATATAAATGCATGGGAAAAGTTAGACTTTATAAAAGTACTTTCAAACTCTTTATTTATAACAATAATAAGTGTTTTATTTATAATAATATTTGCATCAATGGCAGCGTGGATGATGGAAAGAACTAATTCTAAAGTATGTAAAGTAATATTAGTTATTTTAGTTGCATCAATGTTAGTAACTTTCCAATCTATAATGCTACCTCTTATAAATATAATGGGTAAATTAAAACTTCTTAATATGCCAGGAATTATATTTATGTATGTAGGATTTGGTTCAGCATCAGCGATATTCTTATACCATGGATTTGTAAAAAGTATACCAAAGGAATTAGATGAAGCTGCATTAATAGATGGGTGTAATAAGTGGCAAACATTTAGATATATAATATTCCCACTTTTAAAACCTATATCTATAACAGTTGCAATATTAAATACAGTATGGATATGGAATGACTTCTTATTACCATCACTGGCAATAAATAATCCAGAAACTAGAACAATACCATTATCAATGTTTTTCTTCTTCGGTCAATATACAAAGCAATGGGATTTAGCGCTTGCAGGGCTAGTTTTAACTATAATACCTGTACTAATATTCTACTTCTTTGCTCAAAAACACATTATAAAAAGTGTTACATCGGGAAGTATAAAATAA
- a CDS encoding SH3 domain-containing protein, with amino-acid sequence MALALSVTSSFADSNEGTVTASALNVRSGPSTSYSVTTKLYKGNKVEILETSNGWHKIKTSNGTIGWVSGSYITVSSGSTSQTSYKATVNATSLNIRKGAGTSYSVITKLSKGTVVDVLESASNGWKKVKTSGGTTGWVSGSYLTTGXXITQHHKHHIKQQ; translated from the coding sequence ATGGCCCTTGCATTATCAGTTACATCTTCATTTGCAGATTCAAATGAAGGGACAGTAACAGCTAGTGCATTAAATGTAAGAAGTGGACCAAGTACAAGTTACAGCGTTACTACTAAGCTATATAAAGGAAATAAAGTAGAAATATTAGAAACATCAAATGGATGGCATAAAATAAAAACATCAAATGGAACAATAGGATGGGTAAGTGGAAGTTACATAACTGTTTCTTCAGGAAGTACTTCACAAACATCATATAAAGCAACAGTAAATGCAACNTCATTAAATATAAGAAAAGGAGCAGGAACAAGCTATTCAGTGATAACAAAGTTATCAAAAGGAACAGTAGTAGATGTACTAGAAAGTGCATCAAATGGATGGAAGAAAGTAAAAACATCAGGTGGAACAACAGGATGGGTAAGTGGAAGTTACTTAACAACTGGTATNNNGATAACTCAACATCACAAACATCATATAAAGCAACAGTAA
- a CDS encoding SH3 domain-containing protein, protein MGKWKLLNNWYXDNSTSQTSYKATVNATSLNVRKGAGTSYSVITKLSRGTVVDVLESASNGWKKVKTSNGTIGWVSGSYLTTGVXITQRHKHHIKQQ, encoded by the coding sequence ATGGGTAAGTGGAAGTTACTTAACAACTGGTATNNNGATAACTCAACATCACAAACATCATATAAAGCAACAGTAAATGCAACTTCATTAAATGTAAGAAAAGGAGCAGGAACAAGCTATTCAGTGATAACAAAGTTATCAAGAGGAACAGTAGTAGATGTTCTAGAAAGTGCATCAAATGGATGGAAAAAAGTAAAAACATCAAATGGAACAATAGGATGGGTAAGTGGAAGTTACTTAACAACAGGAGTASTGATAACTCAACGTCACAAACATCATATAAAGCAACAGTAA
- a CDS encoding C40 family peptidase, translating into MRKGAGTSYSIITKLSRGTVVDVLESASNGWKKVKTSGGTIGWVSGSYLTTGVVNQPSTPXSSSVEAVLNFASQQIGKPYVWGAEGPSSFDCSGLTYYVYXXAGITLPRTAAEQYSKAGVHVSRSNLQPGDLIYSSTDGTGKITHAAIYVGNGQMIHAPRTGKNVEKISINNSYWSKAYVGAKRVL; encoded by the coding sequence ATGAGAAAAGGTGCAGGAACAAGTTATTCAATAATAACAAAGTTATCAAGAGGAACAGTAGTAGATGTTCTAGAAAGTGCATCAAATGGATGGAAGAAAGTAAAAACATCAGGTGGAACAATAGGATGGGTAAGTGGAAGTTACTTAACAACAGGAGTAGTTAATCARCCATCAACACCANNTAGTTCATCAGTAGAAGCTGTTTTAAACTTCGCATCTCAACAAATAGGTAAGCCTTATGTTTGGGGAGCTGAAGGTCCAAGTTCATTTGACTGTTCAGGACTTACATATTATGTATATAANNNNGCAGGTATAACTTTACCTAGAACAGCTGCAGAACAATACAGTAAGGCAGGAGTACATGTAAGTAGATCAAACTTACAACCTGGAGATTTAATATACTCAAGTACTGATGGAACAGGTAAAATAACACATGCAGCTATATATGTAGGAAATGGACAAATGATACATGCACCTAGAACTGGTAAAAATGTTGAGAAGATTAGCATAAATAATAGCTACTGGAGTAAAGCATATGTAGGTGCAAAAAGAGTTTTATAG
- a CDS encoding RelA/SpoT domain-containing protein, with protein sequence MVLRKHEFLKEYNIDEKFLIDKNIDWNELEKIYNDYSMYRKSYETQANLIANILREHNKVHSVKTRVKDENHLIEKIIRKTSDRRKKYGKEFNFTVENYKDEITDLVGIRVIHIFKEDWEEIHNFITRMWNVNEIVANIRKGDDTKNFEELGIEVCSRLSGYRSVHYLVESYPTTEKVITEVQVRTIFEEGYGEIDHQLRYSLNEIPEILEQNLMLLNRIAGSSDEMASLINLLSKNFKDIKSEYNKKMELKNNKILELKDNILRNESLDEEDKKVFLENIESIIN encoded by the coding sequence ATGGTACTTAGAAAACATGAATTTTTAAAAGAGTATAATATAGATGAAAAATTTTTAATAGACAAAAATATAGATTGGAATGAATTAGAGAAAATTTATAATGACTATAGTATGTACCGAAAAAGTTATGARACRCAAGCAAACTTAATAGCCAATATACTTAGAGAGCATAATAAAGTACACTCTGTTAAAACTCGTGTTAAAGATGAAAATCATCTTATAGAAAAAATAATAAGAAAAACATCAGATAGAAGAAAAAAATATGGTAAAGAATTTAACTTTACAGTAGAAAATTACAAAGATGAAATAACAGATTTAGTTGGGATAAGAGTAATACATATATTTAAAGAAGACTGGGAAGAAATACATAATTTTATAACTAGAATGTGGAATGTAAATGAGATAGTTGCTAATATAAGGAAAGGTGATGATACAAAAAACTTTGAAGAATTAGGAATAGAAGTTTGTTCTAGGCTATCAGGATATCGTTCAGTACATTATTTAGTAGAATCATATCCAACAACAGAAAAGGTTATAACAGAAGTTCAAGTTAGGACTATATTTGAAGAAGGATATGGAGAAATAGACCATCAACTTAGATATTCATTAAATGAAATACCAGAAATACTTGAACAAAATTTAATGTTGCTTAATCGAATTGCAGGAAGTTCCGATGAAATGGCATCTTTAATAAATTTATTAAGTAAAAACTTTAAAGATATAAAAAGTGAATACAACAAAAAAATGGAGCTAAAAAATAATAAAATATTAGAGCTTAAAGATAATATATTAAGGAATGAATCTTTGGATGAAGAAGATAAAAAAGTATTTTTAGAAAATATAGAAAGTATAATAAACTAG
- a CDS encoding insulinase family protein, with protein MDYKIGTNYNGFVLLREENIKEVNSIARIFEHEKTGARLLHMENDDTNKVFSIGFKTPPEDSTGVMHILEHSVLCGSRKFPTKEPFVELVKGSLNTFLNAMTFSDKTIYPIASQNDKDFFNLMDVYLDAVFYPNIYKTKEILMQEGWHYDLEKNEDELTYKGVVYNEMKGAFSSPEGILMRKIQETLFPDNTYSNESGGDPKYIPDLTYEQFIDTHKKYYHPSNSYIFLYGDMNLEKCLKFINEEYLANFDKKEIDAEIKPQEKYSSIKEVEYSYSISEDDDENEKTFLALNYVTGRSTDEEVYMDLNILEYILLESEGAPLKKALLDAGIGKDVFGSFDGGILQPVFSIIAKNSDPNKKEEFKKVVYDTLNDIVKNGIDKKLIEGCINAFEFRLREADTGGYPKGLIYYMNAMDSWLYGGDPLMHIKYEHAIENSKKALTTNYLEELIKKYIIDNTHASLLTLKPEKGLAQREEDELKVKLENYKNSLSEEELNNIVEETNNLILRQSTPDSPELLETIPLLSLSDIGKDVEDLPIDKTKHNDIEILHCNTFTSNIAYLNFMFYGKCIKEEDIPYFSLLGNLLAKVDTKTYDYKELSNEILINTGDMYFRNQVYGNDKDENKYYPFLEIHTKVMDDKIYKAMEIMSDIVQNSLFEDNKRIREIIRELISRIEMVLMQAGHQVAVGRLASYFSPAASYMEKTSGYDYYRFLKDIETNFDERIEDLKTKLLNLQKTIFNKNNLMVFITGEDKELNLLKENMNKVVDVLSTESLTNNEYKFNEEQKNEGLMTPANVDYVAKGYNFKKLGYNYSGSILVLKTILGYDYLWNRVRVKGGAYGCMSTIARTGNMAFVSYRDPNLTETLNAFNEAPDFIKSFDVSDREMTKYIIGTISNLDMPLTPASRGEKSLGMYMRGITKEDRQRERNEVLATNVETIKEYSKFIEDVMNKDFICVVGDEKKIKANKDVFKNLINVFN; from the coding sequence ATGGATTATAAAATAGGCACAAATTATAATGGATTTGTACTTTTAAGAGAAGAAAATATAAAAGAAGTAAATTCTATAGCTAGAATATTTGAACATGAAAAAACTGGTGCAAGACTTTTACATATGGAAAATGATGATACTAATAAAGTATTTTCAATAGGATTTAAAACTCCACCAGAAGATAGTACTGGAGTTATGCATATATTAGAGCATAGTGTTTTATGTGGTTCTAGAAAATTCCCRACAAAAGAGCCTTTTGTTGAACTTGTAAAAGGTTCTTTAAACACATTCTTAAATGCAATGACATTTAGTGATAAAACGATATACCCAATTGCAAGTCAAAATGATAAAGATTTCTTTAACTTAATGGATGTATATTTAGATGCAGTATTTTATCCTAATATATACAAAACTAAAGAAATACTTATGCAAGAAGGATGGCACTATGATCTTGAGAAAAATGAAGATGAGTTAACATATAAGGGGGTAGTATATAATGAAATGAAGGGAGCATTCTCTTCACCTGAAGGAATATTGATGAGAAAAATACAAGAAACATTATTCCCTGATAATACTTACTCTAATGAGTCTGGAGGAGATCCTAAATATATTCCAGATTTAACTTATGAACAATTTATAGATACTCATAAAAAATATTACCATCCATCTAATAGTTATATATTCTTATATGGAGATATGAACTTAGAAAAGTGTTTAAAATTCATAAATGAAGAATATTTAGCTAACTTTGATAAAAAAGAAATAGATGCAGAGATTAAGCCACAAGAAAAATATAGTAGCATAAAAGAAGTAGAGTATTCTTATTCAATATCAGAAGATGATGATGAAAATGAAAAAACGTTCTTAGCATTAAACTATGTAACAGGAAGATCAACTGATGAAGAAGTATATATGGACTTAAATATACTAGAATATATATTACTTGAATCAGAAGGTGCACCACTTAAAAAAGCATTACTTGATGCTGGTATAGGAAAAGATGTATTTGGTAGCTTTGATGGTGGAATACTTCAACCTGTATTTAGTATAATAGCTAAAAATAGTGACCCTAATAAAAAAGAAGAATTTAAGAAAGTAGTTTATGATACTCTTAACGATATTGTTAAAAATGGAATAGATAAAAAGCTTATAGAAGGATGTATAAATGCATTTGAATTTAGATTAAGAGAAGCTGATACTGGTGGATATCCAAAAGGATTAATATACTATATGAATGCTATGGATAGTTGGCTATACGGTGGAGATCCACTTATGCATATAAAATATGAACACGCTATAGAAAATTCTAAAAAAGCATTAACTACCAATTATCTTGAAGAGCTTATTAAAAAATATATAATAGATAATACTCATGCATCTTTACTTACATTAAAACCAGAAAAAGGTTTAGCACAAAGAGAAGAAGATGAGTTAAAAGTAAAACTAGAAAACTATAAAAATAGTTTAAGTGAAGAAGAATTAAATAATATAGTTGAAGAAACTAATAACTTAATACTTCGTCAAAGTACACCAGACTCACCAGAACTTTTAGAAACTATACCATTACTTAGCTTAAGTGATATAGGTAAAGACGTTGAAGACCTACCTATAGATAAAACTAAACATAATGATATAGAAATACTTCATTGTAATACATTTACAAGTAATATTGCTTACTTAAACTTTATGTTCTATGGAAAATGTATAAAAGAAGAAGATATACCATACTTCAGTTTATTAGGTAATTTACTTGCTAAAGTTGATACTAAAACTTATGATTATAAAGAATTATCTAATGAAATACTTATAAATACAGGTGATATGTACTTTAGAAATCAAGTATATGGAAATGATAAAGATGAAAATAAATACTATCCGTTCTTAGAAATACACACTAAGGTTATGGATGATAAGATATATAAAGCTATGGAAATAATGAGTGATATAGTTCAAAATTCATTATTTGAAGATAACAAGAGAATAAGAGAAATAATAAGAGAGCTTATATCAAGAATTGAAATGGTTCTTATGCAAGCAGGTCATCAAGTTGCAGTAGGAAGACTTGCATCTTATTTCTCACCAGCTGCATCATATATGGAAAAAACATCAGGATATGATTACTATAGATTCTTAAAGGATATAGAGACTAATTTTGATGAAAGAATAGAAGATTTAAAAACTAAACTATTAAACTTACAAAAAACTATATTCAATAAAAATAATTTAATGGTATTTATAACTGGTGAAGATAAAGAATTAAATTTATTAAAAGAAAATATGAATAAAGTAGTGGATGTATTATCTACTGAATCTTTAACTAATAATGAATATAAATTTAATGAAGAACAAAAAAATGAAGGTTTAATGACACCTGCAAATGTAGACTATGTAGCTAAAGGATATAACTTTAAGAAATTAGGATACAATTATAGTGGAAGTATATTAGTACTAAAAACTATACTAGGATATGATTATCTATGGAATAGAGTAAGGGTTAAAGGTGGAGCCTATGGATGTATGTCAACTATTGCAAGAACAGGTAATATGGCATTTGTATCTTATAGAGACCCTAATTTAACAGAAACGCTTAATGCCTTTAATGAAGCACCAGATTTTATAAAATCATTTGATGTATCAGATAGAGAAATGACAAAATATATTATAGGTACTATAAGTAATTTAGATATGCCATTAACTCCAGCATCTAGAGGAGAAAAATCACTTGGTATGTATATGAGAGGTATAACTAAGGAAGATAGACAAAGAGAAAGAAATGAAGTTTTAGCTACGAATGTTGAAACTATAAAAGAATATAGCAAGTTTATAGAAGATGTAATGAATAAAGATTTTATATGCGTTGTTGGTGATGAAAAGAAAATTAAAGCTAATAAGGATGTATTTAAAAATTTAATAAATGTATTTAATTAA
- a CDS encoding alpha/beta hydrolase, translating into MTLKYKNKVKALILMATPLKVHIQFNMIIIGIKIALGRIKYEDILTRYAYNSLSVERSSTKTYIKWIPRYNDLFILINKVKKQLKNISIPTLIIHTKNDELVSNKSLNLFYRKLKNDYKVITLENSGHFYYDEYELEIVLKSFGKFLDYIVN; encoded by the coding sequence ATTACNTTAAAATATAAAAATAAAGTAAAAGCTCTTATATTAATGGCAACTCCTCTTAAGGTGCATATTCAATTTAATATGATTATAATTGGTATAAAAATAGCTCTAGGAAGAATTAAATATGAGGATATATTAACAAGATATGCTTATAATTCATTGAGCGTTGAAAGAAGTTCAACAAAAACCTATATTAAATGGATACCAAGGTATAATGATTTATTTATACTTATAAATAAAGTAAAAAAGCAACTTAAAAATATATCGATACCAACATTAATTATACATACTAAAAATGATGAACTTGTTAGTAATAAAAGCTTGAATTTATTTTATAGAAAATTAAAGAATGATTATAAAGTTATAACTTTAGAAAATTCAGGACATTTCTATTATGATGAATATGAATTAGAGATAGTATTAAAATCATTTGGAAAATTTTTAGATTACATAGTTAATTAA